The following are from one region of the Fusarium keratoplasticum isolate Fu6.1 chromosome 4, whole genome shotgun sequence genome:
- a CDS encoding Photolyase/cryptochrome alpha/beta domain-containing protein gives MGKPRVIYWFRTDLRLHDSPALKAALDLDPAVLWPIFTWDPHYVYRARGGLNRWQFLLDCQNDLSKSITKLNPKSKLFVLREAPQTLFPKLFKAWNVTHLVFEKDTDSYARERDEVVTQAAKEAGVEVIVRTGRTLWDSDQIVEKHGGKPTMSITQLQQAGARLGEVRKPITAPKHLPDPGEMPVDFEQEEPETKPDFNSEQRTEKDQAYSKISGPNGDFAIETMEELGFPSATTPHRGGETLALEALDKIIADKKYTAKFEKPKTSPAQFEPQSTTLLSPFLHFGALSVREFYWRVREVIDAYGKGASSPPESLIGQLLFRDMYFAAQAALGDVFMQTVKNPYCRFIPWHLPSKRDPKTGLVTGEYHVDSEEADIWFKRWKTGMTGFPWIDALMRQLKEEGWIHHLGRHAVACFLTRGGCYIDWERGCEVFEEWLIDHEPACNAGNWQWLSCTAFFSQYFRCYSPVSFGQKWDKEGNFIRRYVPELKNMDAKYIYEPWKAPLPDQKKAGVRVKGDGLNDVQEGTYPKPMFDFSKRRDACLAAMKTAYKVGLHGNDEKVLGGTWRELFPSGDGGEIQGEIESDHGEHADRGDDEGDREQNEAREEGEGTASVENQDGETVGKRSGRRHSTEKAAKKQKT, from the exons ATGGGAAAGCCCCGCGTCATCTACTGGTTCCGCACCGATCTGCGGCTGCACGATTCACCGGCTCTCAAGGCcgcccttgacctcgatcCTGCTGTGCTCTGGCCCATCTTCACGTGGGATCCTCACTATGTCTATCGAGCGCGTGGAGGTCTTAATCGATGGCAGTTTCT ACTTGACTGCCAAAATGACCTCTCCAAGTCCATCACCAAGCTGAACCCCAAGTCGAAGCTCTTTGTCCTCAGAGAAGCTCCACAGACCCTCTTTCCAAAACTCTTCAAGGCCTGGAATGTCACTCATCTCGTCTTTGAGAAAGACACCGACAGCTATGCCCGTGAACGGGACGAAGTTGTCACgcaggctgccaaggaggcagGCGTCGAGGTCATTGTCCGCACGGGAAGAACACTCTGGGATAGCGACCAGATAGTCGAGAAGCACGGCGGTAAGCCCACAATGTCAATCACCCAGCTTCAGCAGGCTGGTGCCAGACTCGGCGAGGTTCGTAAGCCGATAACTGCTCCAAAGCATCTTCCAGATCCTGGAGAGATGCCAGTCGACTTTGAGCAAGAAGAGCCCGAAACAAAACCAGACTTCAACTCGGAGCAAAGAACAGAAAAGGACCAGGCATATAGCAAGATATCTGGTCCAAACGGAGACTTTGCTATCGAGACCATGGAAGAGCTGGGCTTTCCATCGGCGACGACCCCCCACAGGGGAGGTGAAACTCTTGCTCTCGAGGCACTCGACAAGATCATTGCCGACAAGAAATACACAGCCAAGTTTGAGAAGCCAAAGACAAGCCCGGCCCAGTTTGAGCCGCAGTCCACAACTCTTCTATCGCCCTTCTTGCACTTTGGGGCACTTTCTGTGCGAGAATTCTACTGGCGCGTCCGAGAAGTTATTGATGCTTACGGAAAGGGGGCTTCATCACCTCCAGAGAGTCTCATCGGCCAGCTTCTCTTTAGGGACATGTACTTTGCAGCCCAGGCAGCCCTGGGGGATGTCTTTATGCAGACTGTCAAGAATCCTTATTGCCGCTTCATCCCCTGGCATCTTCCCTCCAAGAGGGATCCGAAAACTGGTCTTGTCACTGGAGAGTACCACGTCGACTCTGAAGAGGCAGACATCTGGTTCAAGAGGTGGAAGACGGGCATGACGGGGTTCCCCTGGATTGATGCTCTCATGAGGCAGCTGAAGGAAGAGGGTTGGATCCATCACCTTGGACGTCACGCCGTGGCGTGCTTCCTCACAAGAGGCGGATGCTACATTGACTGGGAGCGCGGATGTGAGGTCTTTGAAGAGTGGTTGATCGATCACGAGCCTGCTTGCAACGCTGGGAACTGGCAGTGGCTTTCCTgcacagccttcttctcacAATACTTTCGTTGCTACAGTCCTGTCTCATTCGGCCAGAAGTGGGATAAGGAGGGCAACTTTATCCGCCGCTACGTGCCAGAACTAAAGAACATGGACGCCAAGTACATATACGAGCCGTGGAAGGCCCCTTTGCCTGATCAGAAGAAGGCGGGCGTTCGTGTCAAGGGAGATGGCCTGAACGATGTCCAGGAGGGTACATATCCCAAGCCAATGTTTGACTTTTCAAAGAGACGAGATGCATGCCTCGCCGCCATGAAGACAGCGTACAAAGTTGGACTTCATGGGAACGACGAAAAGGTTCTGGGTGGGACTTGGAGGGAGCTGTTCCCTTCCGGTGATGGCGGAGAGATCCAGGGTGAGATCGAGAGCGACCATGGAGAGCACGCTGATCggggagatgatgaaggtgatAGAGAACAGAATGAAGCTCgggaggaaggggagggTACAGCTTCTGTTGAGAATCAAGATGGCGAGACTGTGGGTAAACGAAGTGGGAGGAGGCATAGTACTGAGAAGGCtgcaaagaagcaaaagacaTGA